From Methanomicrobiales archaeon HGW-Methanomicrobiales-1, a single genomic window includes:
- a CDS encoding porphobilinogen synthase yields the protein MFPQRRMRRTRTRHIQPLLRECCITKDDLIAPLFVNETISSPRPIDSMPGQFNYPIDGIAAVAADLWKRGIRAVLLFGIPKVKDPEACSAHDANGVVQQAVRRIKSAVPGMVVITDVCACEYTDHGHCGIVGEGRNGPDLLNDPSLELMNRIACSHAESGADIIAPSCMLDGMVGSLRAALDDAGFEDVLIMSYSTKFASALYGPFREAAGSGFSFGDRSTYQIHCGNGREAILESQMDADEGADILMVKPAGFYLDILAGVAELGLPVAAYQVSGEYSMIKSAAERGWLKEKETVIESLICIKRAGADLIITYFAADVAGWLDEKQ from the coding sequence ATGTTTCCCCAGCGACGGATGAGAAGAACACGTACCCGGCATATCCAGCCACTCCTGCGTGAGTGCTGTATAACAAAAGACGATCTGATCGCTCCTCTTTTTGTGAACGAGACGATCAGTTCCCCCCGCCCCATCGATTCGATGCCCGGCCAGTTCAACTATCCCATTGACGGGATTGCAGCGGTTGCTGCAGATCTCTGGAAACGCGGGATACGTGCCGTGCTGCTCTTTGGCATTCCCAAAGTAAAAGATCCGGAAGCCTGCTCGGCTCATGACGCCAACGGTGTCGTGCAGCAGGCCGTCCGCAGGATTAAATCTGCTGTGCCGGGCATGGTTGTCATCACCGATGTCTGTGCCTGCGAATATACCGATCACGGCCATTGCGGGATTGTCGGGGAAGGACGGAATGGCCCTGACCTGCTCAACGATCCCTCGCTCGAACTGATGAACCGGATCGCGTGCAGCCATGCCGAGAGCGGGGCAGATATCATAGCCCCGTCCTGCATGCTTGACGGGATGGTCGGGTCGTTGCGTGCCGCGCTGGACGATGCAGGGTTTGAGGATGTGCTGATCATGTCCTACTCCACAAAGTTTGCCTCCGCACTCTATGGCCCGTTCCGGGAAGCGGCCGGCTCCGGGTTCTCGTTTGGCGACCGGTCTACCTACCAGATCCACTGTGGCAATGGCCGGGAAGCGATCCTTGAATCGCAGATGGATGCGGACGAGGGTGCCGACATCCTCATGGTAAAACCGGCGGGATTCTACCTCGACATCCTTGCCGGGGTTGCCGAACTTGGCCTGCCGGTGGCCGCCTACCAGGTCAGCGGCGAATATTCGATGATCAAGAGTGCCGCCGAGCGCGGATGGTTAAAGGAGAAAGAGACGGTGATCGAGAGCCTGATCTGCATCAAGCGTGCGGGAGCCGACCTCATTATTACCTATTTTGCGGCAGATGTTGCCGGGTGGCTTGATGAAAAACAGTAA
- a CDS encoding siroheme synthase, producing the protein MIPLFVDCSRRRIVIFGGGEVAARKAAYFAGKAEVTIVSRSFGQKILDLPAARRECDVSTETDASIETMLDGAFLVIGALSEPAQNNRIGRLCRDRGILFNNADGEPGDVILPSVSRGTGYTLAISTGGSSPAVSRFIREHLEHEFPAMDRMIALQQRLRAELKRTEPDPLKRNAILREVLNDTSVWTDLSVDPAGAWDRVNKRYLHD; encoded by the coding sequence ATGATTCCTCTCTTCGTGGACTGCTCCCGGCGGCGCATCGTCATTTTCGGAGGAGGGGAGGTGGCCGCACGCAAGGCTGCCTATTTTGCCGGTAAGGCTGAGGTAACTATCGTGAGCCGTTCATTCGGGCAGAAGATCCTGGACCTGCCGGCAGCCCGCAGGGAATGCGATGTCAGCACGGAAACCGATGCATCGATCGAAACCATGCTTGACGGGGCGTTTCTTGTCATCGGGGCACTCTCTGAGCCAGCCCAGAACAACCGGATCGGGCGGCTCTGCCGGGACCGGGGGATCCTGTTCAACAACGCGGATGGCGAGCCGGGCGATGTGATCCTGCCTTCGGTTTCCCGGGGTACTGGCTATACGCTTGCCATCAGCACCGGTGGCAGCAGCCCGGCGGTGTCCCGCTTTATCCGTGAGCACCTTGAACATGAATTCCCGGCAATGGACCGGATGATCGCCCTCCAGCAGCGCCTGCGGGCAGAACTCAAACGCACGGAACCGGACCCGTTAAAGCGGAACGCGATTCTCCGGGAAGTGCTCAACGATACATCGGTCTGGACTGACCTGTCTGTGGACCCTGCCGGTGCATGGGACCGGGTAAATAAGAGGTACCTTCATGACTGA
- a CDS encoding glutamyl-tRNA reductase, translated as MTEPEDISFAIAGVSHHTANVTDLEAFRFSGEAEFLEAASSRFSGVLLIQTCNRVEVIVEGDVDELRSFLNDMGRKEFFIHEGKGALRHLFAMASGIDSMIVGEDQIIGQLKKALSDAQEAQTSSSFLETCINKAVHVGVEVRQRTLINRGSVSVGSAAVLLAEAEIGSLEGKHILVIGSGEMGLLVAQALAAKNLTAMYVANRTYGRAVHLANKIGGKAVKLSELYHYITLSDVVISCTSAPHPVIHRKDLAHAMKDRCWPVEGHPRPLILIDIAQPRDVEEGAETIDGVHLFTIDNLRSINEQTMSTRKAEADRAHTFVDEELEVFQRHLHRKSADDALASLHTWAESLRIRERDRAIARLGPANPKTAEVVDDLSRVLAKKLLTDLTFSIRSSAEEGDLEMVDALIKAVTKGDRIDNEKMPGKN; from the coding sequence ATGACTGAACCCGAGGACATTTCCTTTGCTATTGCCGGTGTCAGCCATCACACCGCAAATGTTACCGATCTTGAAGCATTCCGGTTCTCCGGGGAAGCAGAATTCCTTGAGGCTGCATCGTCCCGGTTCAGTGGCGTGCTCCTGATCCAGACCTGCAACCGGGTGGAAGTGATCGTGGAAGGCGATGTGGACGAGCTCCGGTCGTTCCTGAATGATATGGGACGAAAAGAGTTCTTTATCCACGAAGGGAAAGGTGCCCTGCGCCATCTCTTTGCCATGGCATCCGGGATCGACTCAATGATTGTCGGGGAAGACCAGATCATCGGCCAGCTCAAAAAGGCGCTTTCGGATGCGCAGGAAGCGCAGACTTCAAGCAGTTTCTTAGAGACCTGCATCAACAAGGCCGTGCATGTCGGCGTCGAAGTCCGGCAGCGCACCCTCATCAACCGGGGTTCGGTATCCGTGGGTTCGGCAGCGGTGCTTCTCGCAGAAGCAGAGATCGGCAGCCTTGAGGGCAAGCATATCCTTGTCATTGGCAGTGGCGAGATGGGCCTGCTGGTTGCCCAGGCGCTTGCGGCCAAGAACCTGACCGCAATGTACGTGGCGAACCGGACGTACGGTCGGGCGGTCCACCTCGCCAACAAAATCGGCGGCAAAGCGGTGAAACTATCCGAGCTCTACCATTACATCACGCTCTCCGATGTCGTGATCTCCTGCACCTCCGCCCCGCACCCGGTCATTCACCGGAAGGATCTCGCCCATGCCATGAAGGACCGGTGCTGGCCGGTCGAAGGGCACCCCCGCCCGCTTATTCTCATCGACATTGCCCAGCCCCGGGATGTCGAGGAAGGCGCCGAGACGATCGATGGCGTCCATCTCTTTACCATCGACAACCTCCGCAGCATCAATGAACAGACGATGAGCACACGGAAGGCAGAAGCCGACCGGGCCCATACCTTTGTCGATGAGGAACTCGAGGTCTTCCAGCGTCACCTGCACCGGAAATCAGCCGACGATGCCCTTGCTTCCCTGCACACGTGGGCAGAGTCGTTGCGCATACGGGAACGTGACCGGGCGATTGCCCGCCTGGGCCCCGCAAATCCAAAAACTGCGGAAGTTGTCGATGACCTCTCCCGCGTGCTGGCAAAAAAACTGCTCACTGACCTGACCTTTTCCATTCGTTCCAGTGCGGAAGAAGGGGACCTTGAGATGGTGGATGCTCTCATTAAAGCGGTCACCAAAGGCGACCGGATCGACAACGAAAAAATGCCCGGTAAAAATTAA
- a CDS encoding flavodoxin family protein, whose amino-acid sequence MPASLVGRKLGLNIIPVPDRNTCRQINVLGISGSSRQKPGMSKSERLLLRALDLYTGYGCQTQFLRLKDLVIHDCEGNYSENPDYCTYPCQSSLKYDDDQMQTVYDAVLACDIMILATPIRWNNHSALIQKFIERMNTIENQFTWFGNRMISNKVAALIIIGHVDGIQHVAGNLLNFVSWLGFHTPEVAIASWVGENDEDTTKDWGLIENNKYTQEDLHNMVNSALRLACSLKSHPLETGGA is encoded by the coding sequence ATGCCTGCGTCACTGGTCGGAAGGAAGTTAGGCCTCAACATCATCCCGGTCCCGGACCGGAACACCTGTCGGCAGATCAATGTCCTCGGAATTTCCGGTTCGAGCCGGCAGAAGCCGGGGATGAGCAAATCGGAACGTCTCCTGCTCCGGGCTCTTGACCTGTATACCGGGTATGGGTGCCAGACGCAGTTCCTGCGGCTCAAGGATCTCGTTATCCATGACTGTGAGGGAAACTATTCCGAGAACCCGGATTACTGTACCTATCCCTGCCAGAGCTCGCTGAAGTACGACGATGACCAGATGCAGACCGTCTACGATGCCGTGCTTGCGTGCGACATAATGATCCTTGCAACCCCCATCCGGTGGAACAACCATTCGGCCCTGATCCAGAAATTTATTGAGCGGATGAACACTATCGAGAACCAGTTCACGTGGTTTGGCAACCGCATGATCTCAAACAAGGTTGCTGCTCTCATCATCATCGGGCATGTGGACGGGATCCAGCATGTGGCCGGCAATCTCTTAAATTTTGTTTCTTGGCTGGGTTTTCACACGCCAGAAGTTGCCATCGCGTCCTGGGTGGGAGAGAATGACGAGGACACCACCAAGGACTGGGGCCTTATTGAGAACAACAAGTACACGCAGGAAGACCTGCACAACATGGTCAACAGTGCGCTCCGGCTTGCCTGCTCCTTAAAGAGCCACCCCTTAGAGACCGGCGGTGCATGA
- a CDS encoding histone, producing MAAAMKAAAKKPEVKKAAPKKVVVKKVAAKKAAPAKKVAVKKPEVKKAAPKKVAAKAAPKKVVAKKAAPKKVAAKAAPKKVVAKKAAPKKVAAKAAPKKVVAKKAAPKKVAAKKTAPKKK from the coding sequence ATGGCAGCAGCAATGAAAGCAGCGGCAAAGAAGCCGGAAGTTAAGAAAGCAGCACCTAAGAAGGTAGTTGTGAAGAAAGTAGCGGCAAAGAAGGCAGCACCAGCAAAGAAGGTAGCGGTAAAGAAGCCGGAAGTTAAGAAGGCAGCACCTAAGAAGGTAGCGGCGAAAGCAGCACCCAAGAAGGTAGTTGCAAAGAAGGCAGCACCCAAGAAGGTAGCGGCGAAAGCAGCACCCAAGAAGGTAGTTGCAAAGAAGGCAGCACCCAAGAAGGTAGCGGCGAAAGCAGCACCTAAGAAGGTAGTTGCAAAGAAGGCAGCACCCAAGAAGGTAGCAGCTAAGAAGACGGCACCCAAGAAGAAGTGA
- the hemL gene encoding glutamate-1-semialdehyde-2,1-aminomutase — protein MKNSNSSTSSELFAIAKTLMPGGVSSPVRAIKPYPFYTASASGSYLTTVDGNTLLDCCMAYGPLLLGHAAPQVRQAVEAQLDFGWLYGTPSPLEPEFAKMITGDHPGMDMVRFVSSGSEATMAAIRLARGFTGKKDIVKIEGGFHGAHDAVLVKAGSGATTMGVPDSAGVLADLVKHTRQVPFNDPEALEALLKNQSDVAALIIEPVQGNIGPILPEKNYLRDVREITKAHDVLLIFDEVITGYRLGIGGAQVMYGVKPDLTTLGKIIGGGLPIGAFGGRKDILQLIAPQGPVYQAGTFSGNPLSLAAGIATLRYLHDNHLLYEELDAKTRVLEESLGSDNKGSFVRLGSMFKYFFRSTPPKNYREVKECNTDAFGRFWKRMLEAGIFLPPSQFETNFISTAHSDQDLTTLSQAYTQCR, from the coding sequence ATGAAAAACAGTAACAGCAGTACCAGCAGCGAATTGTTCGCTATCGCAAAGACCCTGATGCCCGGCGGCGTCAGCAGCCCGGTACGGGCGATAAAGCCGTACCCGTTTTATACCGCCAGTGCGAGCGGCTCGTACCTGACCACCGTTGACGGGAATACCCTGCTCGACTGCTGCATGGCGTACGGTCCGCTCCTTCTTGGTCATGCGGCCCCGCAGGTCCGGCAGGCTGTGGAAGCCCAGCTGGACTTCGGGTGGCTGTACGGTACCCCCTCACCGCTCGAACCCGAGTTTGCGAAGATGATCACGGGCGATCACCCGGGCATGGACATGGTCCGGTTCGTATCGAGCGGTTCTGAAGCTACGATGGCTGCCATCCGGCTCGCACGCGGGTTCACCGGCAAGAAAGATATCGTTAAGATCGAGGGCGGGTTCCATGGCGCCCATGATGCGGTGCTCGTCAAGGCCGGGTCGGGCGCAACCACAATGGGCGTCCCGGATTCTGCCGGTGTGCTCGCCGATCTCGTGAAGCATACCCGGCAGGTGCCCTTCAATGATCCCGAAGCGCTTGAGGCACTGCTCAAGAATCAGAGTGATGTCGCGGCTCTCATCATCGAACCCGTGCAAGGCAACATCGGGCCGATCCTTCCTGAAAAAAATTATCTCAGGGATGTACGGGAGATCACCAAAGCGCACGATGTGCTCCTGATCTTTGATGAGGTGATCACGGGCTACCGGCTCGGCATTGGCGGGGCGCAGGTGATGTATGGTGTCAAACCGGATCTCACCACGCTCGGAAAAATCATCGGAGGCGGGCTTCCCATCGGGGCATTTGGCGGGCGAAAGGATATCCTGCAGCTCATTGCCCCGCAGGGCCCGGTGTACCAGGCCGGTACGTTTTCCGGAAACCCGCTCTCGCTTGCGGCCGGCATCGCCACGCTCAGGTACCTCCACGACAATCACCTGCTCTACGAAGAGCTGGATGCAAAGACGCGTGTGCTCGAAGAATCGCTGGGGAGTGACAACAAGGGCTCGTTCGTCCGGCTCGGCTCGATGTTCAAGTATTTCTTCCGCAGCACACCCCCGAAAAATTACCGCGAGGTCAAGGAATGCAATACCGATGCCTTCGGCAGGTTCTGGAAACGGATGCTGGAGGCCGGCATCTTCCTCCCACCCTCCCAGTTTGAGACCAACTTCATTTCCACAGCGCACAGCGATCAGGACCTCACCACTCTCTCACAGGCGTACACACAATGTCGATAA
- the alaS gene encoding alanine--tRNA ligase, with translation MLEEEYQLDYFKEQGMVRKICKVCGSAFWTRDSAREICGDAPCEPYNFIGDPVFKTHNLDTMREAYLSFFEKQGHTRIERYPVAARWRDDIYLTIASIADFQPFVTSGIVPPPANPLTIAQPCIRLNDLDSVGRSGRHLTTFEMMAHHAFNTPNEEIYWKDRTVELCDQFIASIGGDLNKVTFKESPWIGGGNAGPSVEVLIGGLEIATLVFMSLGRQKTDQPGYDLKGEMYYPMKLRIVDTGYGLERLVWASKGSPTIYDAVFPEMVSHVMGAAGLSHMLDNKEYTKLLSLNAKFAGLMDISGTNLFQLRKKVAAAIDISPEKLDRMITPIEKVYATVDHTRCLAYMLGDCIVPSNVREGYLARLVIRRTLRMMTDLKIEEPLADLIEQQTRIIGMNKFEQDIGVVREIVERETEKYASTLERGTRTVQKIAKTYKAKSQRVPLSEIITLYDSHGIQPEMIKDIAAKEGAVVDLPDNFYSMVADMHSESKAEAEVDTKAKYDERVQGLPPTKKLYYEQSSDIEFEAVVLDFFDGYAVIDQTLFYPEGGGQPADTGTMVSSDSMVRVDDVIKVGEVILHHISGGVLQRGDRVKGMIDEERRWSLMRHHTATHIILHAAKEVLGAHIHQAGAQKGSESSRMDLRHFKHITPDELRRIETAANRMIMASQPVDISTMDRTKAEQKYGFSLYQGGVPPGRDIRIVKVAGDIEACAGTHCRSTGEVGVIKIIRVEHIQDGIERIEFTAGVAAVYYMQHLEQIVTSSAEVLSVQPDNLPATVTRFFSEWKDQRKEIERMSAKVVELEMQSLVSESMGGIPVVIKRIDLPQKELAQLATSVSEKGGVALLAGVGETVRVVLASGEPRVNAGDIIGQVCSLLGGKGGGKPTMAQGGGPDANQVDLALKVGRERIIAALQG, from the coding sequence ATGCTCGAAGAGGAATACCAGCTGGATTATTTTAAAGAACAGGGGATGGTCCGCAAGATCTGTAAGGTTTGCGGATCTGCATTCTGGACGCGGGACAGTGCACGTGAGATATGTGGCGATGCACCCTGTGAACCGTACAATTTTATCGGGGATCCGGTCTTTAAGACGCACAACCTCGATACCATGCGCGAGGCGTACCTCTCCTTTTTTGAAAAACAGGGGCACACCCGGATCGAACGCTACCCGGTTGCCGCGAGATGGAGAGACGATATTTACTTAACCATCGCATCGATTGCGGATTTCCAGCCATTCGTGACCAGCGGGATCGTCCCCCCGCCGGCCAATCCGCTCACCATTGCCCAGCCCTGTATCCGGCTCAATGACCTCGACTCGGTCGGCAGGTCCGGGCGACACCTCACCACCTTCGAGATGATGGCACACCACGCCTTCAACACGCCCAACGAGGAGATCTACTGGAAGGACCGGACTGTCGAGCTCTGCGACCAGTTCATCGCATCCATTGGCGGGGATCTCAACAAGGTCACCTTTAAGGAGAGCCCGTGGATTGGCGGCGGGAATGCCGGCCCCAGTGTCGAGGTACTTATTGGCGGTCTTGAGATCGCCACGCTCGTCTTCATGAGCCTCGGGCGCCAGAAGACCGATCAGCCGGGGTACGATCTCAAGGGCGAGATGTACTACCCGATGAAGCTCCGTATTGTCGATACCGGTTACGGGCTGGAACGCCTGGTCTGGGCCTCGAAAGGCTCGCCCACGATCTACGATGCCGTCTTCCCGGAGATGGTGAGCCATGTCATGGGGGCTGCCGGTCTCTCCCACATGCTTGACAATAAGGAGTACACCAAGCTCCTCTCGCTCAATGCAAAATTCGCCGGCCTCATGGATATCTCCGGTACCAATCTCTTCCAGCTGAGAAAGAAAGTGGCCGCAGCGATCGATATCTCGCCGGAAAAACTCGACCGGATGATCACGCCCATCGAGAAGGTGTACGCAACGGTGGATCACACCCGGTGCCTTGCCTACATGCTCGGCGACTGTATCGTGCCCTCCAATGTTCGGGAAGGTTACCTTGCAAGGCTCGTTATCCGCCGGACCCTGCGGATGATGACCGATCTCAAGATCGAAGAGCCGCTCGCGGACTTGATCGAGCAGCAGACCCGGATCATCGGCATGAACAAGTTCGAGCAGGATATCGGCGTTGTTCGCGAGATCGTTGAACGCGAGACCGAAAAATATGCATCAACGCTCGAACGCGGAACCCGGACGGTCCAGAAGATAGCAAAGACGTACAAGGCCAAGAGCCAGCGGGTGCCCCTCAGCGAGATCATCACCCTGTACGACTCGCACGGTATCCAGCCCGAGATGATCAAGGATATTGCAGCAAAAGAAGGCGCTGTCGTTGACCTGCCCGACAATTTTTACTCGATGGTTGCCGATATGCATTCCGAATCGAAAGCCGAAGCAGAAGTGGATACAAAGGCAAAGTACGACGAGCGGGTCCAGGGACTGCCACCCACAAAGAAACTCTACTACGAGCAGTCGTCCGATATCGAGTTCGAAGCCGTTGTGCTGGACTTCTTTGACGGGTACGCGGTCATCGACCAGACGCTTTTCTATCCCGAAGGCGGCGGTCAGCCCGCAGATACCGGTACGATGGTCAGCTCCGACAGCATGGTCCGGGTTGACGACGTTATCAAAGTCGGCGAAGTGATCCTCCACCATATCAGCGGAGGAGTCCTCCAGCGCGGCGACCGGGTCAAGGGAATGATCGATGAGGAGCGGCGCTGGTCCCTGATGCGCCACCACACGGCCACCCACATCATCCTCCATGCTGCAAAGGAAGTGCTCGGTGCGCATATTCACCAGGCAGGAGCCCAGAAAGGCAGCGAGAGTTCCCGCATGGACCTCCGGCATTTCAAGCATATCACGCCCGATGAGCTCCGCAGGATAGAGACTGCGGCAAACCGCATGATCATGGCAAGCCAGCCGGTTGACATCTCTACTATGGACCGGACCAAGGCCGAACAGAAGTACGGTTTTTCCCTGTACCAGGGAGGAGTACCTCCCGGCAGGGATATACGGATTGTCAAAGTGGCCGGTGATATCGAAGCCTGTGCCGGTACCCACTGCCGGAGCACCGGGGAAGTCGGGGTCATCAAGATCATCCGGGTCGAACATATCCAGGACGGTATCGAGCGGATCGAATTTACCGCAGGAGTTGCTGCGGTCTATTACATGCAGCATCTCGAACAGATCGTCACCTCTTCTGCAGAAGTCCTCTCTGTCCAGCCGGATAACCTGCCAGCAACCGTGACCCGGTTCTTTTCGGAATGGAAAGACCAGAGAAAAGAGATCGAGCGTATGAGCGCAAAAGTAGTCGAGCTCGAGATGCAGTCCCTTGTTTCCGAATCCATGGGAGGTATTCCGGTCGTCATCAAGCGCATCGACCTCCCCCAGAAAGAGCTTGCCCAGCTGGCAACTTCCGTATCGGAAAAGGGCGGAGTTGCTCTTCTAGCAGGAGTCGGGGAAACCGTGAGAGTGGTACTTGCATCCGGCGAACCCCGGGTCAATGCCGGTGATATTATCGGGCAGGTATGCAGCCTGCTGGGCGGAAAAGGCGGCGGCAAACCCACGATGGCACAGGGCGGCGGTCCGGATGCAAACCAGGTTGACCTGGCCTTGAAAGTCGGGCGCGAACGCATTATTGCGGCCCTGCAGGGCTGA
- a CDS encoding phosphoadenosine phosphosulfate reductase: MPPSYLGKILLRWCDHCHAPVLAEKCACGADTRSVPLTPPGDARPAFPADIALINQIYTDHFGAPLIPEGHLALLNKVPDQDRMEEIIVGGGIAGIIRYFPEQRRWEPVPRPEACLIFTPKKRFIVVDDGAVPFIRDQGMSVLAPGLVSIHEDVRAGDGVFILTKDGTCIAVGRAKVDAAVAEGMDKGQIVRTRRNVASTIVPGAASWADAVLANAEALKKTEASSILFVQEVAGRNKDLVANVSYSGGKDSLATLLVVTKAIGKVPMLFADTGLEFPETYANIDDAARHYGLELIRSDGNSTFWETFERQGPPAVNARWCCKVCKLTPVGKLIRENWGQCLSFIGQRRYESAARAQSERVWRNKNVREQLSAAPIHNWTALHVWLYLMQEKAPHNILYEQRLDRIGCFMCPSSDMALIHMIEDEYPELWKGWVEKLEHYRDAHGLPAEWITEGKWRLVEGCADDEDSHY; encoded by the coding sequence ATGCCCCCGTCCTATCTTGGAAAGATCCTTTTACGCTGGTGCGATCACTGTCATGCACCGGTTCTTGCCGAAAAGTGTGCCTGTGGGGCAGATACCCGGAGTGTTCCGCTGACGCCACCGGGAGATGCCCGGCCCGCATTTCCTGCCGATATCGCGCTTATCAACCAGATCTATACCGACCATTTCGGAGCCCCGCTCATTCCGGAAGGCCATCTTGCGCTGCTCAACAAAGTGCCGGACCAAGACCGGATGGAAGAGATCATCGTGGGAGGTGGCATTGCCGGGATCATCCGGTATTTTCCCGAGCAGCGGCGCTGGGAACCGGTTCCCCGCCCGGAAGCCTGCCTCATCTTCACGCCAAAAAAGCGGTTTATCGTTGTCGATGACGGGGCAGTCCCGTTCATCCGCGACCAGGGCATGAGTGTTCTTGCACCGGGACTGGTATCCATTCATGAGGATGTCCGTGCCGGTGATGGGGTGTTTATTCTTACAAAGGACGGCACCTGCATCGCGGTCGGGCGGGCCAAAGTGGATGCTGCTGTTGCAGAAGGGATGGATAAAGGCCAGATTGTCCGGACCCGCAGGAATGTTGCATCCACTATCGTACCGGGCGCTGCAAGTTGGGCTGATGCCGTGCTGGCAAATGCCGAGGCCCTGAAAAAGACCGAGGCATCATCTATCCTCTTTGTCCAGGAAGTTGCCGGGCGCAACAAGGATCTGGTGGCCAACGTCTCGTACTCCGGGGGAAAAGACAGCCTTGCCACGCTGCTGGTCGTAACCAAAGCGATCGGAAAAGTCCCGATGCTCTTTGCCGATACCGGCCTTGAGTTTCCCGAAACCTATGCCAATATCGATGATGCAGCCCGGCACTACGGGCTTGAGCTTATCCGTTCCGATGGCAACTCAACGTTCTGGGAGACCTTTGAGCGGCAGGGCCCGCCCGCAGTCAATGCCCGGTGGTGCTGCAAGGTCTGCAAACTGACCCCGGTCGGCAAGTTGATCCGGGAAAACTGGGGGCAGTGCCTCTCATTTATAGGCCAGCGCCGGTACGAGTCGGCAGCCCGGGCGCAGAGCGAACGGGTCTGGCGCAACAAGAATGTGCGGGAACAGCTCTCCGCCGCGCCTATCCACAACTGGACCGCGCTCCATGTCTGGCTGTACCTGATGCAGGAGAAGGCACCGCATAATATCCTGTATGAACAGCGCCTGGACCGGATCGGATGTTTCATGTGCCCTTCGAGCGATATGGCATTAATACACATGATAGAGGACGAGTATCCCGAGCTCTGGAAAGGCTGGGTTGAGAAACTCGAACACTACCGGGATGCTCACGGGTTGCCCGCAGAATGGATCACGGAAGGGAAATGGAGACTGGTTGAGGGATGCGCAGATGACGAAGATAGCCATTATTGA
- a CDS encoding imidazole glycerol phosphate synthase subunit HisH, producing the protein MTKIAIIDYGLGNLRSVIRGLEKAGAQAVITCDADEIASADGLVLPGVGAFHEGMDQLGSLKETVLDSTREVPLLGICLGMQMLMETSEEHGVHQGLGLIPGSVRRFPRIPGMKVPHMGWNSLSITNNDHPLFAGFSGDEYVYFVHSYYADTTPDNMLTSTDYICPFASSVGRGTTFGVQFHPEKSGTTGLRLLKNFIGMC; encoded by the coding sequence ATGACGAAGATAGCCATTATTGATTACGGACTGGGAAACCTCCGCAGCGTGATCCGCGGGCTGGAAAAAGCCGGGGCGCAGGCTGTAATTACCTGCGATGCTGATGAGATCGCATCTGCCGACGGGCTTGTCCTGCCGGGAGTGGGGGCATTCCATGAAGGCATGGATCAGCTCGGGAGTCTCAAAGAAACGGTCCTGGATTCCACCCGCGAAGTCCCCCTGCTGGGAATTTGTCTCGGTATGCAGATGCTCATGGAGACGAGCGAAGAGCACGGGGTTCACCAGGGGCTTGGCCTTATACCGGGAAGCGTGCGCCGGTTCCCCCGGATCCCCGGTATGAAAGTGCCCCATATGGGGTGGAACTCGCTTTCAATCACCAACAATGACCACCCGCTGTTTGCCGGGTTCAGTGGGGATGAGTACGTGTACTTCGTTCACTCGTATTATGCCGATACCACACCGGATAACATGCTCACGTCAACGGACTACATCTGCCCCTTTGCATCATCGGTAGGCAGGGGCACCACCTTCGGCGTCCAGTTCCACCCGGAAAAGAGCGGGACAACAGGACTTCGCCTGTTAAAGAATTTTATCGGCATGTGTTGA
- a CDS encoding transcriptional regulator — protein MAEDVVFLEPGDERAQKIAKAMGSQTASDILQYLSDGQKSLTDITERLAIPMTTAKYHVENLLDAGLISVSETKYSVKGREVKLYSLTNQLLIVAPRQSNVRSLLLKYASLFGIVAFGSVIIGIMSPLFSSESVMRSSLNTIPRMSVQESGGSYAKAVGDVYAANATTAHDTPIAGAKGISDVAAANFTPTSVPAPEIINYVTQVPPETATSVFTLNTDMALAFFLGGIMIIFVLLCYEAYLWKRR, from the coding sequence ATGGCCGAGGATGTTGTTTTTTTAGAACCGGGCGATGAACGGGCGCAGAAGATAGCAAAAGCCATGGGCAGCCAGACGGCAAGTGATATCCTCCAGTACCTCTCTGACGGCCAGAAGAGCCTGACCGACATCACCGAACGCCTCGCCATTCCCATGACCACGGCCAAATACCACGTGGAGAATCTGCTCGACGCCGGTCTTATCTCGGTTTCCGAGACGAAATACAGTGTCAAGGGACGTGAGGTAAAACTCTATTCGCTTACCAACCAGCTCCTCATTGTCGCACCCAGGCAGTCCAATGTGCGTTCACTGCTCCTGAAATATGCCTCATTATTCGGGATCGTTGCATTTGGTTCCGTTATTATCGGCATTATGTCACCGCTCTTTAGTTCCGAAAGCGTGATGCGCAGCAGCCTGAATACAATTCCCCGTATGTCCGTGCAGGAGTCGGGTGGCTCCTATGCCAAAGCAGTTGGCGATGTGTATGCAGCGAATGCCACGACTGCTCATGACACCCCGATAGCCGGTGCAAAAGGAATTTCCGACGTAGCCGCTGCAAATTTCACGCCCACGTCCGTTCCGGCGCCAGAGATCATCAATTATGTTACTCAGGTTCCCCCCGAGACTGCAACCTCCGTGTTCACGCTCAATACGGATATGGCCCTGGCATTCTTCTTAGGTGGAATTATGATTATTTTTGTCTTGCTCTGTTACGAGGCATATCTCTGGAAACGTCGATAG